Proteins co-encoded in one Haladaptatus sp. ZSTT2 genomic window:
- a CDS encoding carbohydrate ABC transporter permease, protein MATADSSWFDHRTQQRLQRIALYVTALLITTFVVVPVYLMVVIALQSPAATFAGGQVNLIPSEITARNFLVLLDTTETVRYFTNSLIVTASSTLLSTAIAIAAGYGLTRFEFRGKSIAARAVLFSYMFSPIVLAIPLYVIFYSLGLLNSYFALTLALTAISAPFTIWLMWQYFQTVPLSLEEAAWVRGASRFRTVWDVVLPVAQPGYISAAIFAFAVAWNDFTMARIVMSNDDMYTINVGASLFLDRVTIGWGETMAVSLLISIPPFLIALFLQRYLLQGFSVGGLE, encoded by the coding sequence ATGGCGACGGCTGATTCCAGTTGGTTCGACCACCGAACCCAACAGCGCCTCCAGCGAATCGCCCTCTACGTCACCGCCTTGCTCATCACGACGTTCGTCGTGGTGCCCGTCTACCTGATGGTGGTCATCGCCCTGCAGTCTCCGGCAGCCACCTTCGCAGGCGGTCAAGTGAACCTCATCCCGTCAGAGATTACAGCACGAAACTTCCTCGTCCTGCTCGACACGACGGAGACGGTTCGCTACTTCACGAACAGCCTCATCGTCACCGCGAGTTCGACGCTGCTCTCGACGGCGATTGCGATTGCTGCGGGCTACGGCCTCACCCGCTTCGAGTTCCGCGGCAAATCCATCGCGGCGCGTGCGGTGCTGTTCAGCTACATGTTCAGCCCCATCGTGCTCGCCATCCCGCTGTACGTGATCTTCTACAGTCTCGGGCTGTTGAACAGCTACTTCGCGCTCACACTCGCGCTCACTGCCATCTCCGCGCCGTTCACCATCTGGCTGATGTGGCAGTACTTCCAGACGGTGCCCCTCTCGCTTGAGGAGGCAGCATGGGTGCGCGGCGCGAGTCGGTTCCGGACGGTTTGGGACGTGGTTTTACCTGTTGCCCAGCCGGGCTACATCTCGGCGGCTATCTTCGCGTTCGCCGTCGCGTGGAACGATTTCACCATGGCGCGTATCGTCATGAGCAACGACGACATGTACACCATCAACGTCGGCGCGAGTCTGTTCTTAGACCGCGTCACCATCGGATGGGGCGAGACGATGGCCGTCTCGCTGCTCATCTCCATCCCCCCATTCCTCATCGCGCTGTTCCTCCAGCGATATCTGCTGCAGGGGTTCAGCGTCGGAGGGCTCGAATAA
- a CDS encoding ABC transporter substrate-binding protein yields the protein MANEAGNRPAKHTRRRFLQGTGATASALALAGCLGGGGGGGDGESTTVRYLSDRGDSKEVMDSIIAEFEDQSDYTVEVTYTSKGTSTDQEMQKMVAAGNPPDILFDTSTDAYRLQRDGVLAPLTDAVSNNDLPDPVNVDGESYFAAAMVEPLMGWYRSDIYDGNPETWENWQAEAQRVSEEEDMQGYIVQSGQTNNADTQMTQYLWQNDVQIYSGPSDNIEVTVDKGDNRAAAIETFEWVQQMAEYSPNGSGWEWGDAIGALQQENAAAGVSVGGLPILIMSSNRPDLVKKFSPMPFPVPQGKAQDKWWAYMEGHLVRNDGQATEGAQEFVKFFNQSEKFFDFVLSAPLFQFPPSREQLDSDAVKNNETLNEYPEVLELVKDNWDVFTSVLATGDEGAPNLLAADGYGNQVFGQAADQLLVGGKSPEETVDWLAEKLRSLKR from the coding sequence ATGGCTAACGAGGCAGGCAACCGACCAGCGAAGCACACCAGACGACGATTCTTACAGGGCACGGGCGCGACCGCATCCGCACTCGCCCTCGCCGGCTGTCTCGGCGGTGGCGGCGGCGGTGGAGACGGCGAGAGCACTACCGTTCGTTACCTCTCAGACCGCGGCGATTCGAAGGAAGTGATGGACTCGATTATCGCCGAGTTCGAAGACCAGAGCGACTACACCGTCGAGGTGACCTACACCTCGAAGGGGACGTCGACCGACCAAGAGATGCAGAAGATGGTGGCGGCGGGCAACCCACCGGACATCCTCTTTGACACCTCGACCGACGCCTACCGCCTTCAGCGAGACGGCGTCCTCGCCCCGCTCACAGACGCGGTGTCGAACAACGACCTCCCCGACCCCGTGAACGTAGACGGCGAGTCCTACTTCGCGGCGGCGATGGTCGAACCGCTGATGGGCTGGTACCGAAGCGACATTTACGACGGGAATCCAGAGACGTGGGAGAACTGGCAGGCAGAGGCACAGCGCGTCTCCGAAGAGGAGGACATGCAAGGGTACATCGTCCAGTCCGGCCAGACGAACAACGCCGACACGCAGATGACCCAGTACCTCTGGCAAAACGACGTCCAAATCTATTCTGGACCATCCGACAACATCGAGGTCACGGTGGACAAAGGCGACAACCGCGCCGCCGCCATCGAGACGTTCGAGTGGGTTCAGCAGATGGCAGAGTACTCGCCAAACGGCAGCGGCTGGGAGTGGGGCGATGCGATTGGCGCGCTCCAACAGGAGAACGCCGCCGCGGGCGTCTCTGTGGGTGGATTACCCATTCTCATCATGTCCAGCAACCGCCCGGATTTGGTCAAGAAGTTCAGCCCGATGCCGTTCCCCGTCCCACAGGGGAAAGCACAGGACAAGTGGTGGGCGTACATGGAGGGCCACCTCGTGCGAAACGACGGGCAGGCCACCGAAGGCGCCCAAGAGTTCGTGAAGTTCTTCAACCAATCCGAGAAGTTCTTCGACTTCGTGCTCTCTGCACCGCTGTTCCAGTTCCCGCCGAGCCGCGAACAACTCGACAGCGATGCGGTCAAAAACAACGAGACGCTGAACGAGTACCCCGAAGTCCTCGAACTCGTCAAGGACAACTGGGACGTGTTCACGTCCGTCCTCGCCACGGGCGACGAGGGTGCGCCGAACCTGCTCGCCGCAGACGGCTACGGCAATCAGGTGTTCGGACAGGCCGCAGACCAACTGCTCGTCGGCGGCAAATCTCCGGAGGAGACCGTCGATTGGCTCGCTGAAAAGCTCCGTAGTCTCAAGCGATGA
- a CDS encoding helix-turn-helix domain-containing protein, translating to MLRATLYLDLQCDCVLSEITGEGDESFTVTQEEVLDDEYITFLIEAGERSDRFEARLRADEMVTEVERIGTSGLLVTKRSCGALPIIRENHGMLHGLDRVNGNERVFDVIVFRREDLKAIVTDLRKIGSVRLGRLTPVDDTTSSLSTRQEEVIRAALEQGYFDWPRRIDAETLAGQLDITHTTLLEHLRKAEKKLLTEALHQASTQVAVGNPPVAPGPST from the coding sequence ATGCTTCGCGCGACCCTCTATCTCGACTTGCAGTGTGACTGTGTCCTGAGCGAAATCACGGGCGAGGGAGACGAGTCGTTCACCGTCACGCAAGAAGAAGTGTTGGACGACGAGTACATCACGTTCCTCATCGAAGCCGGTGAGCGAAGCGACCGTTTCGAAGCACGCCTTCGCGCAGACGAGATGGTGACCGAGGTAGAGCGCATCGGCACCTCCGGGTTGCTCGTCACCAAACGCTCGTGTGGCGCGTTGCCCATCATCCGCGAAAACCACGGAATGCTCCACGGGTTAGACCGCGTGAACGGCAACGAGCGTGTCTTCGACGTCATCGTGTTCCGACGCGAAGACCTGAAAGCCATCGTCACAGACCTCCGGAAAATCGGCAGCGTCAGACTCGGCCGCCTGACACCGGTCGATGACACCACCAGTTCGCTTTCGACGCGTCAAGAGGAGGTCATCAGAGCCGCCTTAGAACAGGGGTACTTCGACTGGCCCCGGCGCATCGACGCAGAGACACTTGCGGGGCAACTCGACATCACGCACACGACGTTGTTAGAACACCTGCGGAAAGCCGAGAAGAAACTCCTCACCGAAGCGCTCCACCAGGCGTCGACGCAGGTTGCCGTTGGCAATCCACCCGTCGCTCCCGGCCCATCTACGTGA
- a CDS encoding DUF6517 family protein produces the protein MISRRRALALVSMGAVGSLSGCIGFLTGSEALQFSAETATVASASLEETDYEKAPDSSGEQTVERSFSVADQERQVEVTNHIQEYKRSVNLGVLGEQELARFIVLSTPKVDIAGKTFNPVGEWSAKEFVMQIQSAYKGLSDIQQEGERSVSMLGESRTVTKFSARAEVANGEEVDVFIHVTEAVGDGDDYVIGIGVYPQQIDGEQARVDELIAGIEH, from the coding sequence ATGATATCACGGCGTAGAGCACTTGCCCTGGTTTCGATGGGGGCAGTTGGTTCACTGAGCGGATGTATTGGCTTCCTGACAGGGTCGGAGGCACTCCAGTTCTCGGCCGAGACCGCGACGGTCGCCTCGGCATCCCTCGAAGAGACTGACTACGAAAAAGCGCCGGATTCTTCCGGTGAGCAGACGGTCGAACGGTCGTTCTCGGTTGCAGACCAAGAGCGGCAGGTCGAGGTGACAAACCACATTCAGGAGTACAAACGCTCCGTGAACCTCGGCGTGCTCGGTGAGCAGGAACTCGCGCGCTTTATCGTTCTCTCGACGCCGAAGGTTGACATCGCGGGCAAGACGTTCAACCCCGTTGGCGAGTGGTCTGCAAAGGAGTTCGTCATGCAGATTCAGTCGGCCTACAAGGGGCTGAGCGACATCCAACAGGAAGGTGAGCGCTCGGTTTCGATGCTCGGAGAGAGCCGGACGGTAACCAAGTTCAGCGCCCGCGCAGAGGTCGCAAACGGCGAGGAAGTCGATGTGTTCATTCACGTTACCGAGGCCGTGGGCGACGGCGACGACTACGTCATCGGCATCGGCGTCTATCCACAGCAAATCGACGGCGAACAGGCGCGCGTTGACGAACTCATCGCGGGCATCGAGCACTAG
- a CDS encoding DUF7523 family protein — MSSLASETRAAVRGHPFLHLALRADVVNYTAAARFLDIGDTEAVTAALRRFATDLPAFTQTDCAPRVSMQSGLGEGEATDALITVGETHLVPGAGALTGIVVAGDVSVTALGHVLSCLALADIEPLAAAGTEDALIVVVTRRDGPTALRTVERELSAVPQYRAVGE, encoded by the coding sequence ATGTCTTCACTCGCCTCGGAGACGCGGGCCGCGGTTCGCGGGCATCCCTTTCTCCACCTCGCACTCAGAGCAGACGTCGTCAACTACACCGCAGCCGCTCGCTTTCTCGACATCGGTGACACGGAAGCCGTCACGGCCGCACTGCGTCGCTTCGCCACGGATTTACCAGCGTTCACCCAAACTGACTGCGCCCCGCGCGTCTCGATGCAAAGCGGACTCGGTGAGGGCGAGGCCACCGACGCGCTCATTACCGTTGGCGAGACGCATCTCGTCCCCGGCGCGGGTGCGCTCACGGGCATTGTCGTCGCGGGTGATGTGTCGGTGACGGCACTCGGACACGTGCTGTCCTGTCTCGCCCTCGCGGACATTGAACCGCTCGCCGCCGCAGGTACAGAGGACGCGCTAATCGTCGTCGTCACTCGGCGTGACGGCCCGACCGCGTTGCGAACCGTCGAACGCGAGTTATCAGCCGTACCACAATATCGGGCTGTCGGAGAGTAA
- the corA gene encoding magnesium/cobalt transporter CorA, protein MTTEAVVFADGAITHYDDLDAAKAAQGTTWVTATEANEQELLDVTAVFDIHPLTVEDVVNDVRPKTEEFRNYTFILLKTARLRKGETTFNEEIRDIPVGVYIGDDWVVTLSTRKIKAIDTTWEAVLREDERLLERGPDFTAYRVIDGIVDGYFDVLDQLEDQIEAIEDEVTTSTEIEILEAINAVRRDLLSFRKVAWPSREAVGILARGDPKQIQQPTEKYYRDVYDHIVQVVDLIETYRDLASGARDIYLNVLSQSTNDVMKTLTVVATIVLPLTLVTGMFGMNFAGGPFNMSELQWPYAYPAVLLGMFLITIILVVYFRERSFL, encoded by the coding sequence ATGACAACCGAAGCGGTCGTTTTCGCTGACGGGGCAATCACCCACTACGACGACCTTGACGCGGCGAAAGCCGCCCAGGGAACGACGTGGGTGACGGCGACGGAAGCCAACGAACAAGAGCTGCTCGACGTGACTGCAGTGTTCGACATCCACCCGCTCACGGTCGAAGACGTCGTAAACGACGTGCGCCCGAAAACCGAAGAGTTTCGCAACTACACGTTTATTCTCCTCAAAACCGCCCGACTTAGAAAGGGCGAGACGACGTTCAACGAGGAAATCCGCGACATTCCCGTCGGCGTCTACATCGGTGACGACTGGGTGGTCACGCTCTCGACGCGAAAAATCAAAGCCATCGATACGACGTGGGAGGCCGTCTTGCGCGAAGACGAGCGGTTGCTCGAACGCGGGCCTGATTTCACCGCCTACCGCGTCATCGACGGCATCGTAGACGGCTACTTCGACGTGTTAGACCAACTCGAAGACCAGATAGAGGCTATCGAAGACGAGGTGACGACCTCGACGGAAATCGAGATACTCGAAGCCATCAACGCGGTTCGCCGCGACCTCCTCTCGTTTCGCAAAGTCGCGTGGCCCTCACGGGAGGCTGTTGGCATCCTCGCCCGCGGCGACCCAAAACAGATCCAACAGCCCACAGAGAAGTACTACCGCGACGTGTACGACCACATCGTGCAGGTGGTAGACCTCATCGAGACCTACCGCGACCTCGCAAGCGGGGCGCGCGACATCTACCTGAACGTGCTCTCACAGTCCACGAACGACGTGATGAAGACGCTCACCGTCGTTGCGACCATCGTCTTACCCCTCACCCTCGTGACGGGCATGTTCGGGATGAACTTTGCTGGCGGCCCCTTCAACATGTCCGAGTTACAGTGGCCCTACGCCTACCCCGCCGTGTTGCTCGGGATGTTTCTCATCACGATTATCCTCGTGGTGTACTTCCGCGAGCGGTCGTTCCTCTAG
- a CDS encoding carbohydrate ABC transporter permease, with protein MSVSLKNRLRPSDLDGSTWLLLVSFVPLVAFFIVVWVVPIAYALGMSLFQNPVRNPTFVGLGNYISLLTEPTFWGFLWNSVVYAIATTGLSLILGLGLALVVNQKIRGGAALRTLMIFPYLLPTLVVIFMWKFILDPNIGVLNQVLENAGFIDEPIAFFSTLTWAMPAVVITSVWKFASFAFFILLARLQAIDPDLYERARVEGATTWQAFRDITMPHLRGAILIILLVRGIWMFNKFDIIYLTTRGGPLQQTTTLPIRVFQIAFNEVNFGEATALAGIMFFLLAAAAIVYFRTFAPEAEVAH; from the coding sequence ATGAGCGTCAGCCTGAAAAACCGCCTTCGACCCTCCGACTTAGACGGGAGTACGTGGCTGTTGCTCGTGTCGTTCGTCCCGCTGGTGGCGTTTTTCATCGTCGTCTGGGTCGTCCCGATAGCGTACGCCCTGGGGATGAGTTTGTTTCAGAATCCAGTGCGCAATCCGACGTTCGTCGGGCTTGGCAACTACATTTCACTGCTCACAGAGCCGACGTTCTGGGGCTTTCTCTGGAACAGCGTCGTCTACGCGATTGCGACGACAGGCCTCAGTCTCATCCTCGGCCTCGGGCTTGCGCTCGTCGTGAACCAGAAGATTCGCGGCGGTGCGGCCCTGCGGACGCTGATGATTTTCCCCTATCTGTTGCCCACGCTCGTGGTCATCTTCATGTGGAAATTCATCTTAGACCCGAACATCGGCGTGCTCAATCAGGTGCTCGAAAATGCGGGCTTCATCGACGAACCGATCGCCTTCTTCTCGACGCTGACGTGGGCGATGCCCGCCGTCGTCATCACGAGCGTTTGGAAGTTCGCCTCGTTCGCGTTTTTCATCCTGCTCGCGCGCTTGCAGGCAATCGACCCCGACCTGTACGAACGGGCGCGGGTCGAGGGCGCGACGACGTGGCAGGCGTTTCGCGACATCACGATGCCCCACCTCCGGGGAGCCATCCTCATCATCCTCCTCGTCCGGGGCATCTGGATGTTCAACAAGTTCGATATCATCTATCTCACCACCAGAGGCGGACCGCTCCAACAGACGACCACCCTCCCAATCAGGGTGTTCCAAATCGCGTTCAACGAGGTGAACTTCGGTGAGGCAACGGCGCTCGCGGGCATCATGTTCTTCCTGCTCGCGGCGGCCGCCATCGTCTACTTCCGCACGTTCGCGCCGGAAGCGGAGGTGGCTCACTGA
- the cysS gene encoding cysteine--tRNA ligase, with amino-acid sequence MTLHVTNTLTGEREVFTPQNPDSVLLYYCGLTVSDFAHLGHARSWVHVDVMHRWLEFLGYDVHHVENFTDVNEKIVARIGDDDLGDDEAAVARHFIEQTLADMRSLNLKRAEIYPRVSEHLPEIESLIETLMEKGYAYESNGSVYFDVTKFPDYGKLSNQSVEDLEAQGDPTERSEKRNPADFALWKAGEAHPDDAPPGGEVWDSPWGDGRPGWHIECSAMSMTHLDETIDIHVGGQDLVFPHHENEVAQSEAATGKQFARYWLHVRLLETEGEKMSTSLGNFSTAKDIVAEYGTDVVRMFLMSAAYNRTQLFNEATFTEAQKRWETLSRGYERAVEACDSVEASGKVVDEALRDALAATRESFTEAMNDDFNTREALAALLELVSAVNRHADDAAQFDYKGLHEAVALFEELGGGVLGFTFGGEPESDVSLAGEVVDLVLRVREQEREAGNYDRADELRDELEALGVTIEDSDDGPTYRL; translated from the coding sequence ATGACGCTACACGTGACGAATACGCTCACTGGTGAGCGCGAGGTGTTCACGCCACAGAACCCGGATTCCGTTCTTCTCTACTACTGTGGCCTCACCGTCTCTGATTTCGCGCATCTCGGCCACGCCCGCTCGTGGGTGCACGTTGACGTGATGCACCGGTGGCTCGAATTTCTCGGCTACGACGTCCACCACGTCGAGAACTTCACCGACGTGAACGAGAAAATCGTCGCGCGCATTGGTGACGATGACTTGGGCGACGACGAGGCGGCAGTGGCACGCCACTTCATCGAGCAGACGCTCGCGGACATGCGCTCGCTCAACCTCAAACGCGCGGAGATTTACCCCCGCGTCTCAGAACATCTCCCCGAAATCGAATCGCTCATCGAGACGCTGATGGAGAAGGGCTATGCCTACGAGTCGAACGGGTCGGTCTACTTCGACGTGACGAAATTCCCCGACTACGGCAAACTCTCGAATCAGTCGGTCGAGGATTTAGAGGCACAAGGCGACCCGACCGAACGCTCAGAAAAGCGCAATCCTGCAGACTTCGCGCTCTGGAAAGCCGGCGAAGCACATCCCGACGACGCGCCACCCGGCGGCGAGGTGTGGGACTCGCCGTGGGGCGACGGCAGACCAGGCTGGCACATTGAGTGCTCTGCGATGTCGATGACCCATTTAGACGAGACTATCGACATCCACGTTGGCGGCCAAGACCTCGTCTTCCCGCATCACGAAAACGAAGTCGCCCAGAGCGAGGCAGCCACTGGCAAGCAGTTCGCGCGCTACTGGCTTCACGTTCGCCTGCTCGAAACCGAGGGTGAGAAGATGTCCACGAGCCTCGGCAACTTCTCGACGGCCAAAGACATCGTCGCCGAGTACGGCACGGACGTGGTTCGGATGTTCCTCATGTCCGCCGCGTACAACCGCACGCAGTTGTTCAACGAGGCGACGTTCACCGAAGCCCAAAAGCGCTGGGAGACGCTCTCGCGGGGCTACGAACGCGCGGTCGAAGCCTGCGACAGCGTCGAGGCCTCCGGCAAGGTCGTAGACGAGGCGCTTCGAGATGCCTTAGCGGCGACCCGTGAGTCGTTCACCGAGGCGATGAACGACGACTTCAACACCCGCGAGGCGCTCGCGGCGCTCCTTGAACTCGTTTCGGCGGTCAACCGCCACGCAGACGACGCAGCCCAGTTCGACTACAAGGGCCTCCACGAGGCGGTCGCGCTGTTCGAGGAACTCGGCGGCGGCGTCCTTGGGTTCACCTTCGGCGGCGAACCGGAAAGCGACGTGTCGCTCGCCGGTGAGGTCGTCGACCTCGTGCTCCGGGTGCGCGAACAGGAACGCGAGGCGGGCAACTACGACCGGGCAGACGAACTGCGCGACGAACTCGAAGCCCTCGGCGTCACCATCGAAGATTCGGACGACGGCCCGACCTACCGGCTCTGA